One region of Indicator indicator isolate 239-I01 chromosome 35, UM_Iind_1.1, whole genome shotgun sequence genomic DNA includes:
- the LRRN2 gene encoding leucine-rich repeat neuronal protein 2, whose translation MRHFQPSWLLLCVVAAAAAIPIVPWKVKCPLQCSCQIRPWYTPRSVYREAATVDCNDLFLSTVPEDLPEGTQTLLLQSNNIGRLEQSELSHLRNLSELDLSQNSFSDVWDLGLRSMPQLLSLHLEENQLSELPDGSFPGLGSLQELYLNHNQLRRIAPRAFAGLGSLLRLHLNSNQLRTVDSRWFQMLPSLEILMIGGNRVDAILDMNFRPLSNLRSLVLAGMNLREISAYALEGLRSLESLSFYDNKLVEVPKQALQQVPGLKFLDLNKNPLQRVKQSDFTNMLHLKELGLNNMEELVSIDQFALLNLPELTKLDVTNNPKLSFIHPNAFHRLPRLETLMLNNNALSALHEQTVEALPGLQEISIHGNPIRCDCVLRWVGGGRRRVRFIEPQSTLCAEPPDLRRRHLREVPFREMTDSCLPLISAQSFPSRLEVADGADVSLHCRALAEPQPEIYWVSPAGEKLLPYAEEGSYKVHPEGTLEIRGVSAGQAGLYTCVAHNLLGADTKSVSLRVNHSFPLSEDSLELVVVDVQPYHILVAWKPHLNTVSSNLTWSSFLLGSTLEATNVARLPRGTHTYNVTRLHPGTEYWACLHLTFVDLQAKVACVSTRTKEAAPHYRLLESRQSLLTLLGLCLLLLAASLLARYGTRAEPGRELPGGGTALRVIYPPLTQLWARGQPGGQLLAVEVQAAPPDC comes from the coding sequence ATGAGACACTTCCAGcccagctggctcctgctctgcGTGGTGGCCGCCGCCGCTGCCATCCCCATTGTGCCCTGGAAGGTCAAATGccctctgcagtgctcctgCCAGATCCGGCCCTGGTACACTCCCCGCTCCGTCTACAGGGAGGCTGCCACCGTGGACTGCAATGACCTCTTCCTCTCCACCGTGCCAGAAGACCTCCCAGAGGGGACCCAgaccctgctcctgcagagcaaCAACATcggcaggctggagcagagcgaGCTGAGCCACCTGCGGAACCTCTCAGAGCTGGACCTGTCGCAGAACAGCTTCTCCGACGTCTGGGACTTGGGGCTGAGGAGCATGccccagctgctcagcctgcacCTGGAGGAGAATCAGCTCTCTGAGCTGCCTGATGGCAGCTTCCcggggctgggcagcctgcaggagctctACCTGAACCACAACCAGCTGCGCAGGATCGCTCCCCGCGCCTTCGCCGGCCTCGGCAGCCTCCTGCGCCTCCACCTCAACTCCAACCAGCTGAGGACGGTGGACAGCCGCTGGTTCCAgatgctgcccagcctggagatCCTCATGATCGGAGGCAACAGGGTGGATGCCATCCTGGACATGAATTTCAGGCCCCTGTCGAACCTGAGGAGTTTGGTTCTGGCTGGGATGAACCTGAGGGAGATCTCTGCTTACGCGCTGGAGgggctgaggagcctggagagCCTCTCCTTCTACGACAACAAGCTGGTGGAGGTCCCCAAGCAGGCCCTGCAGCAGGTCCCCGGCCTCAAGTTCCTGGACCTGAACAAAAACCCCTTGCAGAGGGTCAAGCAGAGCGACTTCACCAACATGCTgcacctgaaggagctggggctgaacAACATGGAGGAGCTGGTGTCCATCGACCAGTTCGCCCTGCTCAACCTCCCCGAGCTGACCAAGCTGGACGTGACCAACAACCCCAAGCTGTCCTTCATCCACCCCAACGCTTTCCACCGCCTGCCCCGGCTGGAGACGCTGATGCTCAACAACAACGCCCTAAGTGCCTTGCACGAGCAGACGGTGGAGGCTCTGCCCGGGCTGCAGGAGATCAGCATCCACGGCAACCCCATCCGCTGCGACTGCGTCCTGCGCTGGGTGGGGGGCGGCCGGCGCCGCGTCCGCTTCATCGAGCCCCAGTCCACCCTCTGCGCCGAGCCGCCGGACCTGCGGCGCAGGCACCTCCGGGAGGTGCCGTTCCGGGAGATGACAGACAGCTGCCTGCCTCTCATCTCCGCCCAGAGCTTCCCCTCCCGTCTGGAGGTGGCGGACGGGGCGGACGTCTCCCTGCACTGCAGGGCGCTGGCCGAGCCCCAGCCGGAGATCTACTGGGTGAGCCCCGCCggggagaagctgctgccctACGCAGAAGAGGGCTCCTACAAGGTGCACCCCGAGGGGACGCTGGAGATCCGGGGGGTGTCTGCCGGGCAGGCAGGGCTCTACACCTGTGTGGCTCACAACCTGCTGGGGGCAGACACCAAGAGCGTCAGCCTGAGGGTCAACCACTCCTTCCCGCTCAGCGAGGAcagcctggagctggtggtggtggacGTCCAGCCCTACCATATCCTGGTGGCTTGGAAGCCACATCTCAACACCgtctcctccaacctcaccTGGTCCAGCTTCTTGCTTGGCTCCACCTTGGAGGCCACCAACgtggccaggctgcccagggggaccCACACGTACAACGTCACCAGGCTGCACCCTGGCACGGAGTACTGGGCCTGCCTCCACCTGACCTTTGTAGACTTGCAGGCCAAGGTGGCTTGTGTGAGCACCAGGACTAAAGAGGCTGCTCCCCACTACCGGCTcctggagagcaggcagagcctcctgaccctgctgggcctctgcctcctgctccttgctgccaGCCTCCTGGCTCGCTACGgcaccagggcagagcctggcagggagctgccgGGGGGTGGCACAGCCCTGAGGGTGATCTACCCACCCCTCACCCAGCTCTGGGCTCGGGGACAGCCTGgagggcagctcctggctgtggaGGTGCAAGCAGCACCCCCGGACTGCTGA